The DNA segment TTCCCTTGCAGGCAATCTAGTTGGCTAGTAATTCTGATAAAATCTCATGTATATGGATATAACAACACTGTTATGTCTTGGTAAAAAGAAATTAGGACAAGAGAGTGCTTTGTTTTAGTCTAGGTTAGCTTCAAAGCCACAAAGCTCCAGCTTGTTTGAGAAGAGGGACAAGGGAGCCACTGATGTGGAAAGCCAAAACCCTGTCCATGGACCCAACAAGCTTCCCTCCAATGAAGACCACAGGAACAACAGCAGaagaggagttgattccatttCCAAGAAGCCTCATCAATGCTCTCTCCATGTCTTTCCCTTTGGGGTCTTGGTCCAGCTCATGAACAGTGGGGTTAACCCCCATGCCACAGAAGAGCCTCTTCATTGCATGGCACATGCAACAGCTACTCACACTGAAAATCACCACAGCACTCTGAGAGGCCAGCCTCAGCACTCTCTCCATTTGGTCCTCTTCCATGCTCCGAACCCTCATGAGATAACTCCATGCAGCTGCAGCAGGCTCCACTTGGTAATGCATTCTTCTCTCTTGTCAAGTGTAGTGTGCTGGATGGAAGTTTTTGTTGAAGGAACTAAACAATAATGTGAGGTTTGTGTTTGATGAGAAAAGTGGTAAGAGGAGGCATGGTTTTA comes from the Phaseolus vulgaris cultivar G19833 chromosome 8, P. vulgaris v2.0, whole genome shotgun sequence genome and includes:
- the LOC137824618 gene encoding glutaredoxin-C1-like, which gives rise to MHYQVEPAAAAWSYLMRVRSMEEDQMERVLRLASQSAVVIFSVSSCCMCHAMKRLFCGMGVNPTVHELDQDPKGKDMERALMRLLGNGINSSSAVVPVVFIGGKLVGSMDRVLAFHISGSLVPLLKQAGALWL